A single region of the Apodemus sylvaticus chromosome 7, mApoSyl1.1, whole genome shotgun sequence genome encodes:
- the LOC127690012 gene encoding olfactory receptor 8B3-like has protein sequence MALTNGSLVTEFILLGLTDNPDLQVPLFLVFLVMYMITAFGNLTLILLTLLNSHLHTPMYFFLFNLSFIDICYSSVVTHKLLMNFVLKKNVIGFTGCMTQLYFFCFFVISECYVLTAMAYDRYVPICNPLMYNVAMSPKVCSYLMFGSYLMGFSDAMIHTGCILRLTFCDGNIINHYFCDLLPLMQLSCTSTYVNEIEIFIIAGKDITVPSIVVIISYGFILSNILKIKSTEGRSKAFNTCSSHIIAVSLFYGSCAFMYLKPSSVGSLNERKVSSVFYTILVPMMNPLIYSLRNKDVKIALRKTLRRRKY, from the coding sequence TTCTCTTGGGTTTAACAGATAACCCTGACCTCCAAGTACCCCTGTTTCTAGTTTTCCTAGTAATGTATATGATAACTGCCTTTGGAAATTTGACCTTGATCCTTCTAACTCTGCTGAACTCTCACCTTCACACCCCTATGTACTTTTTCCTCTTTAACTTGTCCTTCATAGACATCTGCTATTCTTCAGTTGTTACACACAAATTGCTGATGAACTTTGTACTAAAGAAGAATGTTATTGGTTTCACAGGATGTATGACTCAActctatttcttctgtttttttgtcATTTCTGAATGTTATGTCCTGACAgcaatggcctatgatcgctatgtgcCTATCTGCAATCCACTCATGTATAATGTTGCCATGTCCCCTAAAGTCTGTTCCTATCTCATGTTTGGTTCATATTTGATGGGATTTTCTGATGCCATGATCCATACTGGATGCATCCTGAGACTAACATTCTGTGATGGGAACATCATCAACCACTACTTCTGTGATCTTTTACCTTTGATGCAGCTCTCCTGCACAAGTACCTATGTAAATGAGATAGAGATTTTCATTATAGCAGGGAAAGATATTACTGTGCCCAGTATTGTTGTCATTATTTCTTATGGCTTTATCCTCTCtaatattctcaaaataaaatccaCTGAAGGCAGATCTAAAGCCTTCAACACCTGCAGTTCTCATATAATTGCTGTTTCTCTCTTTTATGGGTCATGTGCGTTTATGTACCTAAAACCCTCCTCAGTTGGATCTTTGAATGAGAGAAAAGTGTCTTCTGTATTCTATACCATTTTGGTCCCCATGATGAACCCTTTAATCTATAGCTTGAGAAATAAAGATGTTAAAATTGCTCTGAGAAAAACTTTGAGGAGGAGAAAGTATTAG